From the Chryseobacterium fluminis genome, the window TAGACAATAAATGATGCCTTATACAGACATCTCAATATCGCATATTTCCTATTACCTGATTTTCCAAGACAGGAAAAGACTACTCCTTTTTATCTAAACGGTAAACCGACACCTACTTTGAACAACAATATTATATGTTTTTTTCCACATATAAAAGACATCTATAATAATTATTGTCATTTCGTAATTATTTACTAAATAAAACCGTGACCTGTTTACAAAATTTGCTATTTAATTGAATTTTTAATAAAAAATACATTTTTATATATTTAAAAAAGCAAAATCTGCTAAAAAACAAAGGTCTGAGCTTTATCATTTTATTAATTTTTACGATAGTCACAGGCTAAAATCATATTTCTAACTTAATACCCCATTAAAATTCAGATAACAGTACCCTGCTAAATTTGCCTTCAAAAAAATGAAGAAAACTTTAGCTACGTTTGCCGTTTTTTTACTTCCGCTCTATTTTACAGCTCAGGAAATTATGATTTCAGGAAATGTAATATCAGAGAACGGCTCCGGTGTTTCAGGCGTGAGCATCGCAGATAAAAATACCGGAAAAACAGCTGTTACTGATGAGAACGGTAATTTTACCATTTCAGCAAACCCCAAAGATATTCTCGAATTTTTCGCTCCGGATTTTTTCACTTCTACGATTGAGGTTTCGGACAGAAGAAATTATTCGGTTGTGCTGAAGAAGGCCGACGAAAAACAGATCGAGGGAGTCGTTATTACCGCTTTAGGAATCGCCAAAAGGAAAGAGAAAATCGGGTATTCCACTCAGGAGGTCAGCACCAGACCATTTGAGACCGTTACCACACCCAGTATCGGAAATTTATTTTCAGGACAGGTTGCGGGACTTAACGTTTCCAATCCCACCGGAATGCAGCAGGCTCCCCAGTTTACCCTGAGAGGCAACTCTAATCTTGTTTTCGTGATCGACGGGGTGATTGTGGAAAAAGAAGTTTTTCAGAATCTGGATCCGAATAATATCGATAATATCAATGTCCTCAAAGGAGCAACTGCTTCTGCCCTGTATGGTTCAAGAGGCCGCTACGGAGCCATTTTAATTACTACCAAAAGCGCCAAAAAGAAAGGCTTTACCGTAGAGTTTTCACAGAATACAATGATCACAGGAGGATTCACCAATCTTCCGGAAACCCAAACCGAATACGGAAACGGGTCACACGGAAAGTATGAATTCTGGGACGGAGCCGATGGCGGAGTTAATGACGGAGATATGATCTGGGGGCCAAAGTTTGTTCCGGGAACAAAGATTGCCCAATGGAACAGTCCGATCAGGGACAAGCAGACCGGACAGGTTATCCCCTGGTACGGAACAGTAGCAGGAAGCCAGTATAATGACAAATCCCGGTATGAAAGAGTGCCGATCGATTGGGAATATCATGATAATTTAAAAACATTCATGAAGCCTGCCATGATCAATAACAACAATTTCTCGATCAGCTACAAAAATAACAAAGATATTTACAGGCTCTCCGGAAATTTCATGAACTATGACGACAGAATACCGGAAGCTTATTTACAACGGTACGGGATCAATTTCTCTTCTGAGAATCATATTGGCGAGAAATTAATCTTTGATACGAAGTTCAATTTTAATCAGACCTTTACCCCTAATATTCCGAACTACGATTATAACCCGAGTGGTCACATGTACACCATTCTGATCTGGATGGGCGGTGACGTAGACGGAAGAGACTTAAGAAATCATATGTGGGTGCCGGGACAGGAAGGTAAAACACAGGCCAACTGGAATTATGCATGGTATAATAACCCATGGTTCGGAGCAGAGTATTATAAAAATAAAAACAGAACAAACATCATCAATGCGCAGACCGGCTTAGAATATAAAGCGACTCAGGATTTCTCGGTAAAAGGGAAAATTTCCATTGTTGAAAACCACAATAAGCAGGAGATTTTAAGTCCGTATTCTTATTTCAACTACAGCGCACCGAGAAACGGCGGCTATATTCTGAATGATACCAAAACCTGGAATCTCAATTCAGATATCCTGGCAACGTACAAAAAGAAAATTTCAGAAAATTTTGATTTCACGATCAATGCAGGAGCTTCAACATTTTATTACAAAAATGATGTGGACAATGCTTCGACCGACGGACTGAAAATTCCTGAGCAGTATTCACTGGACAATTCGACAGGAGCCGTTAAATATTATGATTATCTAAAAGAAAAACTAATTTACAGTGCCTATACAACCATAGACATTGGCTTATACAATGCATTCTTCCTCAACGTTTCAGGACGTAACGACTGGTCCTCTACCCTTCCGAAAGCCAACAGATCTTATTTTTATCCTTCTGCTTCTTTAAGTGCCGTTGTTTCTAATTTAGTTAAACTTCCGGAATCAATTAATTTACTGAAACTGTCAGCCTCCTGGGCAAAAGTAGCCTATGATTTCCAGCCTTATTCCGTCAGAAATTATTACCTGAATAACAGCGGCATAACGTTCAACGGAAATCCTACGTTCTATTATCCTACTACCCTGAATTATGAAAACTCTTTAAAACCTGAGCAGACCGAATCGTATGAATTAGGATTAAGCGCAGGATTATTCAGAAACAGGATTACCCTGGATGCTACTTACTTCCATACACTGGATTATAACAATATCCTGCAGTTCCCGAGCGCACCGTCATCCGGTTTCACATCACAATATGTAAACGGAAATGAATATACGACCCAAGGTCTTGAGATCTCATTAGGTATTGTTCCGGTAAAAACAAAAGATTTCACATGGAGAACCTTAATAAACTGGAGCACCTATGAGCAGAAGCTGACTTCCATATATGCCGGTATGCCCAATTATAACAATATCAGATTAGGCGAAAGAATGGACAGCTATTATGACACGACGTGGCAGAAATCTCCGGACGGGAAAGTTATCCTTAATGCAGAAACCGGTATGCCTACCAGAGCAACAACGCCTTCCAATTTGGGTCATTTTAATCCGGACTGGACTTTTGGTTTCAACAATACATTTAAATATAAGAAACTAAGTCTCACAGTGGGAATCGACGGAAGCATCGGCGGGGTGATGAGATCTCAGGTCGTGGAAAAAATGTGGTGGGGAGGAAAGCACCCTAATTCTGTAGCGTACAGGGATCTTGAATATGCCAATCCGGGAACGTATTATTTCGTACCGGACGGGGTAAACTATAATGCCGCGACAGGAACGTATACGCCCCATACCAAAGCCATCAGTTTTCAGGACTGGGCACAGAACTACCCTTATCAGGCAAGGGTGACGGAAGATGAAAGTGAACTGTTTGCCAATGTTTTCGACAGAACTTTCGTGAAACTGAGATCGGTAATTCTGGAATACGATTTTTCTCACCTGTTGAATCCAAAGGGTTTTGTCAAGAGTTTTACTGCGAACGTATCAGGATATAACCTTGCCATGTGGAAAAAATCTAAAAACCTTTACTCAGATCCGGATTATAAAATCGGTACAGGAAATGATATTCAGGATCCGTCCAGCAGATGGTTCGGAATCGGATTTAATCTTAAGTTTTAATTAAAAGAATCATCAAAATGAAAAATAGCATAAAATTGTTATTCGTTATCGGATTATTTACATTGACCTCTTGTGAATCGAATCTGGACACCATTAATGAAAATCCTAATGATCAGGCGAGCATCGACCCTAAATTTCTTTTAACATACGTTTCAAAATCGGCATTCCAGGTGAATGGGGATAATATGTATGCTTCAAGAATGATGATCGGGACCGACGGAGAAAATACCTACCAGTATATGAAATGGAATGATGCTTCTTTCGATGTCTATACCTCCGGCCTCCTGAATACGGTTAAAATGATGCAGGAAGCGGAAAAGATCAATAATAAAAATTACCAGGCGATCGGTAAATTTTACAGAGCCTTTTATTTCTTTAATTTAAGTTTAAAATTTGGAAGTATTCCCTATTCCGAGGCCGTAAAAGGTGAATCGGGAATTACCCAGCCTAAATATGACAGTCAGGAAACGGTGATGGCCGGGATTTTATCTGAACTGAAAGAAGCCAATGATCTCATAAATTCCAACGACAAAATTGAAGGCGACATCATTTATAACGGCGATGCCACAAAATGGAAAAAGCTGATCAACTCTTTCCGTCTGAAGATCCTGATCACCCTTTCTAAAAAAGCGACAGTTGGAAATTATACGGTTGCTACAGAATTTGCTTCGATTGCCGGAAGCCAGACTTTAATGTCATCAGTCACAGATAACGGAGAATTAAAATTTGCAGATGCGGCAGACAGCAGATATACCATGTTTAATAACAGTGGATACGGATCGAGTCTGTATATGGCAGATTATTTTATCAATTTATTCAAAGCCAGGGAAGACCCCCGCTTATTTACTTTTGCAGCACAAACGACGGCAGCGAAAGAAGCAGGAAAACCCATTACCGATTTTTCAGGATACAACGGAGGAAACCCAACTTCTCCCTATTCTGATAATGCTGCACTGGTTGCTTCAAAAAATATTTCCAAGGTCAATGACCGCTTCTATAAAGATGCAACCAATGAGCCCTCATCTGTTTTAAGCTATTCTGAACTGGAATTTATTTTGGCAGAAGCTGCGGCACGAGGCTGGATTTCAGGTTCTGCAAAAACCCATTATGATAATGCCGTCAAAGCAAGTTTTACATTTTATCAGACGTATGTGAAAAATTCAAACCAGTATTTTACAGGTTTCGATGTGAATCAATACTTAACTAAATCTTTAGTTTTATATGATAATTCGGCGTCACTGCCTATTCAGCTGGAAAAGATCATGACTCAGAAATACATGACCATGTTCCATCAGTCCCAATGGACCTCCTACTATGATTATCTGAGAACCGGATATCCGAATTACCCATTACAGACAGGAGTTGCCGCCCCTGTACGGTTCAGATATCCTCAGGCCGAGTACAATTACAACAGTGTCAATTTACAGGCAGCATTGACCGCACAATACGGAGGAAACGACAATATCAACTCGAAACCCTGGTGGCTGCAGTAAAAAAACTAACTATTTTTAACTTCAAATAAAAGAAATCGCAGGAAAACAAATTAACTTGCGGTTTCTTTGTATTACTAATGAAATGGACAGAAGAGAATTTTTAGAAAAATCAAGTTTACTTTTAGCCGGCTTAGGAACTTCGGGAGTTTTACATCCCTCTATTTTAAAGGCGTTAACTATAGAACCTGCCGCAGAATCAACTTTTTATGATGCAGAACATGTCGTCATTTTAATGCAGGAAAACCGCTCTTTCGATCATGCTTTCGGGGCATTGAAAGGCGTGAGAGGTTTCTTGGATCAAAGAGCTTTCATTAAGCAGGACGGCCATCCGGTTTTCTTTCAGAAGGGTGATAACGGCAAATATGCGTCTCCCGCACGTTTAGATTTAAGAAATACGAAATCCACGTGGATGAGTTCCCTGCCCCATTCCTGGGATAATCAGCAGAAAGCACTGAATAAAGGAAAGTACAATCAGTGGCTTCAGGCAAAAGCTTCAGGAAATAAAGATTATAAAGACATTCCTCTTACACTGGGATATTACAACCGGGAAGATCTGCCATTTTATTACCAATTAGCAGACGCATTCACCATTTTTGATCAGTATTTCTGTTCTTCATTAACGGGAACCACTCCGAACCGTCTGTTTCTTTGGTCAGGAACCCTACGGGAGCAGCAAAACGGAAAGGTAAAGCCCAATGTTTATAATGAAAACATCGATTACGATAAAGCCAGACAGGCAAAGTGGAAAACCTTTCCAGAGGTGTTGGAGGAGCAGAATGTTTCGTGGAAAATTTATCAGAACGAAATCAGTCTTCCGAAAGGAATGTCCGGTGAGCAGGAAGCCTGGCTGAGTAATTTTACGGATAATCCGATCGAATGGTTTTCAAACTTCAATGTAAAATTTTCGAAAGGATATTATGAAAACATTCCGAATATCATTGTACATTTAAAAAAGGAAGCCGAAAAAAATCCCTTACAGAAAGAGAGACTGGAAGGAATGATTACTGAACTTCAGAATGATCTGACCGAATATAAGCCGGAAAATTTTGATAAGCTTTCTCAGCATCAAAGAAATCTTCACGAAAAAGCTTTTACTACCAATTCCGGCGATCCTGATTTCTGGAATCTGGAAACCGGAAATGATGAAAACGGAGAGAGGCTGGTCGTTCCGAAAGGAGATGTATTATACCAGTTCAGAAAAGATGTCGAAGAGAAAAAACTGCCGTTGGTATCGTGGCTGGTAGCTCCCGAGCATTTTTCTGATCATCCCGGATCGCCTTGGTACGGAGCCTGGTACATTTCCGAGGTGTTAAATATCTTGACAAAAGATCCTGAAACCTGGAAAAAAACAATTTTCATTATCAACTATGATGAAAATGACGGTTATTTTGATCACGTTTTACCATTTGCCCCGCCCATAAATCCAAGTCAGCCTGTGGATATCAATGGTAAAGACGGCGTAGAGTATGTCAGCAGGAGTCAGGAATATATGACTTCACAAAAGCTGAAGGATCACGAAAGAATAGAAGGCACTATTGGTCTTGGATACAGAGTCCCGATGATTATCGCTTCCCCGTGGACCAAAGGAGGATTCGTGAATTCTGAAGTTTCAGATCATACGTCAGTTCTTCAGTTTCTGGAAAAATTCATTCATCAAAAATTTAATAAAGACGTCACCATAGATAATATCAGTGATTGGCGTAGAGCTATTTGCGGAGATTTAACTTCCGCTTTTAATTCATCGGATATCAAAGTTCCCAGGATGGATTACCTGGATCAGAAGAATTATACAAAAACCATCAATGCTGCGAGAAATAAGCCTGTTCCCCATTTAAAATGGCATACCGAAAATGAACTGAAGGGCCACTTACTGGAAATCCAGGAGCGGGGGCTGAAGCCTTCAAATCCGCTTCCCTATGATTATCAGGTTAATTTTGAAAATGATCAGATTAAAATGACGAACCTGAACAAAGCGGGAATTCCATTATTAATCTATGACCGTACAAGGCTGGACAAAGATGATTTCTGTTTCTCGTATGCGTTATATGCTAAACAGGAATGGTTACATGCGGTACCTGCTGGAAAATATAATCTTGAAGTTTTTGGTCCTAATGGGTTTTACAGAAATTTTAAAGGTGAAAAAAAACCCAGTTTCGAAATCTCATTAGTCAATAATCGATCAAAAAATCAGGTTGAACTTATTTTCAAAAAGAGAAGTAACGAAAATCTGCAGGTTTCATTAGAAAACCTGTATGAGAAAAAACCAAATAAAATATCATTGCAACACCCCGAACAAAGCATCATTATAGAACTCGGTAAGATGAAAGGATGGTATGATCTCAAGCTTATGGCCGGCCACAACATCTGGCATTTTGCAGGCAGAATAGAAACGGGTAAGCCCTCCACTTCGGACCCTCACTGGGCTTAATTCTACAATTTTTTTATATGAAAAAAGTCCTGCATCCATGATACAGGACTTTTTTTTTCACACTGATTTCAATCATAAAAAGTAATTATAATTTTTTTTGAAATTTGAAAATTCAAATTTAAATATTTTTAAATTCTTGATAATGAACCATTAATAATTAAAAAAACAAAAAAATATTTCATACTTATTTGAATTTTATTAACTTCACTTGACCAAAATTATAGAATTACCATGAAAAAATTGAATTACGCATTTGCTACATCATTTGTCGCATTGGCATTGTCTACAAACCTACATGCACAGGACACAAACACCGATAACCATACGATAACCATTTCGGTACCGGAGGTTGCCTTAGTAGATATAGAGCCTGCTGCCACGAAAAATATTACTTTAGGATTTACAGCCCCTACAGAAGCGGGTAACCCCGTGATCGCAAATGCTGCAAACAGTACCCTTTGGCTAAACTATTCATCCATTAAATCTGTTGCGGACCCAACCCGTAATGTATCGGTAAGATTAAATGCAATTATTCCGGGAATTGATATCAACGTAACAGCAGCAGCGGCTACAGGTGCGGGTGGAGGAACCTTAGGAACTCCGGCGGCCCAGCTTACCTTAAGTGCGGCAGACCAAACCATTATTTCAGGAATAGGAAGCGCCTATACAGGTAACGGAGCCAACAACGGACACAATCTGACCTATGCATTAGCTCCCGGAAGCGGCCCTGGCGGAGTAGCGGCTTATGCAGATCTACAGGCAACAGCTACTGCAGTAGCCACAGTCACCTACACCATCTCGGACAATTAATCTGTCCTAAATCATTTTTATGTATACAGGCAGGAAGAAACGGTTTTCCTTTTCTTCTTAGTCCTGTATAATCAATATTTCAAACACCAAACTTTACATATTTATGATAAAGCGCATTTTCCTGTTGATAATGTTTATGCTTCAATTCTGTTTTATAAAAGCGGGTATTGTGGTCCTTAATGGTCTTTCCCATACTTATCAGGTAGAAACCGGAAAGGTGTATAAAGGAAAAATAGCCATAGAAAATACAGGTAACCAGCCTCAGAGCGTAAAATTGTTTCTCCAGGACTACAGCTATAAATCTGATGGTACCACCAGCTATACGGCCCCTCATACGAATGATAAAACCAATTCGGATTGGATAAAGATAAACACCAACTTAGTCACCCTTAAAGCCAAACAAAAAACAGAAGTTTATTACGAAATTACCATCCCTGATACGATTTCTGAGCCTGGAAGCTATTGGAGTGTCATCATGGTGGAGCCGGTGGATGAGATAAAACCTGACCATAATAAGCAGGGAGTAAACATTACCTCCATTATACGGTATGCCATTCAGGTAATTACCAATTTTGATTCGGAAAAAGCAAAATCCGACTTAAAATTTGAAGGTGTAAAAATTGAAAAGGAAGAAGGAAGACGTATTCTGAAGGTTGACATTTCCAATAAAGGAAATCTCTACTGCAAACCAACGGTCAACATAGAAATCTACAATAAAAAGAACGGCCAGAAACTCGAAAATTTATCCAGCCAGGCCATGGGATTATTACCGCAAACCTCAAAATCATTCCATATTGATATCAGCAAAATTCCTCCCGACCGATACAACGCCGTATTGATCGCCACTGATGAAGATGAAAATGCTTTCGCTCTCAATGTGGAACTAGAAGTAAAGAATGATTAAAAGTTGTGCTTTATATCTATTCATATTATTCCCGGTATTTATTTTTGCCCAAAAAGAAAATTTTGTCAACAAAAAAGATAGTCTGCTGCC encodes:
- a CDS encoding WxL protein host-binding domain-containing protein — encoded protein: MIKRIFLLIMFMLQFCFIKAGIVVLNGLSHTYQVETGKVYKGKIAIENTGNQPQSVKLFLQDYSYKSDGTTSYTAPHTNDKTNSDWIKINTNLVTLKAKQKTEVYYEITIPDTISEPGSYWSVIMVEPVDEIKPDHNKQGVNITSIIRYAIQVITNFDSEKAKSDLKFEGVKIEKEEGRRILKVDISNKGNLYCKPTVNIEIYNKKNGQKLENLSSQAMGLLPQTSKSFHIDISKIPPDRYNAVLIATDEDENAFALNVELEVKND
- a CDS encoding phosphocholine-specific phospholipase C gives rise to the protein MDRREFLEKSSLLLAGLGTSGVLHPSILKALTIEPAAESTFYDAEHVVILMQENRSFDHAFGALKGVRGFLDQRAFIKQDGHPVFFQKGDNGKYASPARLDLRNTKSTWMSSLPHSWDNQQKALNKGKYNQWLQAKASGNKDYKDIPLTLGYYNREDLPFYYQLADAFTIFDQYFCSSLTGTTPNRLFLWSGTLREQQNGKVKPNVYNENIDYDKARQAKWKTFPEVLEEQNVSWKIYQNEISLPKGMSGEQEAWLSNFTDNPIEWFSNFNVKFSKGYYENIPNIIVHLKKEAEKNPLQKERLEGMITELQNDLTEYKPENFDKLSQHQRNLHEKAFTTNSGDPDFWNLETGNDENGERLVVPKGDVLYQFRKDVEEKKLPLVSWLVAPEHFSDHPGSPWYGAWYISEVLNILTKDPETWKKTIFIINYDENDGYFDHVLPFAPPINPSQPVDINGKDGVEYVSRSQEYMTSQKLKDHERIEGTIGLGYRVPMIIASPWTKGGFVNSEVSDHTSVLQFLEKFIHQKFNKDVTIDNISDWRRAICGDLTSAFNSSDIKVPRMDYLDQKNYTKTINAARNKPVPHLKWHTENELKGHLLEIQERGLKPSNPLPYDYQVNFENDQIKMTNLNKAGIPLLIYDRTRLDKDDFCFSYALYAKQEWLHAVPAGKYNLEVFGPNGFYRNFKGEKKPSFEISLVNNRSKNQVELIFKKRSNENLQVSLENLYEKKPNKISLQHPEQSIIIELGKMKGWYDLKLMAGHNIWHFAGRIETGKPSTSDPHWA
- a CDS encoding SusC/RagA family TonB-linked outer membrane protein; protein product: MKKTLATFAVFLLPLYFTAQEIMISGNVISENGSGVSGVSIADKNTGKTAVTDENGNFTISANPKDILEFFAPDFFTSTIEVSDRRNYSVVLKKADEKQIEGVVITALGIAKRKEKIGYSTQEVSTRPFETVTTPSIGNLFSGQVAGLNVSNPTGMQQAPQFTLRGNSNLVFVIDGVIVEKEVFQNLDPNNIDNINVLKGATASALYGSRGRYGAILITTKSAKKKGFTVEFSQNTMITGGFTNLPETQTEYGNGSHGKYEFWDGADGGVNDGDMIWGPKFVPGTKIAQWNSPIRDKQTGQVIPWYGTVAGSQYNDKSRYERVPIDWEYHDNLKTFMKPAMINNNNFSISYKNNKDIYRLSGNFMNYDDRIPEAYLQRYGINFSSENHIGEKLIFDTKFNFNQTFTPNIPNYDYNPSGHMYTILIWMGGDVDGRDLRNHMWVPGQEGKTQANWNYAWYNNPWFGAEYYKNKNRTNIINAQTGLEYKATQDFSVKGKISIVENHNKQEILSPYSYFNYSAPRNGGYILNDTKTWNLNSDILATYKKKISENFDFTINAGASTFYYKNDVDNASTDGLKIPEQYSLDNSTGAVKYYDYLKEKLIYSAYTTIDIGLYNAFFLNVSGRNDWSSTLPKANRSYFYPSASLSAVVSNLVKLPESINLLKLSASWAKVAYDFQPYSVRNYYLNNSGITFNGNPTFYYPTTLNYENSLKPEQTESYELGLSAGLFRNRITLDATYFHTLDYNNILQFPSAPSSGFTSQYVNGNEYTTQGLEISLGIVPVKTKDFTWRTLINWSTYEQKLTSIYAGMPNYNNIRLGERMDSYYDTTWQKSPDGKVILNAETGMPTRATTPSNLGHFNPDWTFGFNNTFKYKKLSLTVGIDGSIGGVMRSQVVEKMWWGGKHPNSVAYRDLEYANPGTYYFVPDGVNYNAATGTYTPHTKAISFQDWAQNYPYQARVTEDESELFANVFDRTFVKLRSVILEYDFSHLLNPKGFVKSFTANVSGYNLAMWKKSKNLYSDPDYKIGTGNDIQDPSSRWFGIGFNLKF
- a CDS encoding SusD/RagB family nutrient-binding outer membrane lipoprotein codes for the protein MKNSIKLLFVIGLFTLTSCESNLDTINENPNDQASIDPKFLLTYVSKSAFQVNGDNMYASRMMIGTDGENTYQYMKWNDASFDVYTSGLLNTVKMMQEAEKINNKNYQAIGKFYRAFYFFNLSLKFGSIPYSEAVKGESGITQPKYDSQETVMAGILSELKEANDLINSNDKIEGDIIYNGDATKWKKLINSFRLKILITLSKKATVGNYTVATEFASIAGSQTLMSSVTDNGELKFADAADSRYTMFNNSGYGSSLYMADYFINLFKAREDPRLFTFAAQTTAAKEAGKPITDFSGYNGGNPTSPYSDNAALVASKNISKVNDRFYKDATNEPSSVLSYSELEFILAEAAARGWISGSAKTHYDNAVKASFTFYQTYVKNSNQYFTGFDVNQYLTKSLVLYDNSASLPIQLEKIMTQKYMTMFHQSQWTSYYDYLRTGYPNYPLQTGVAAPVRFRYPQAEYNYNSVNLQAALTAQYGGNDNINSKPWWLQ